In the Streptomyces fradiae ATCC 10745 = DSM 40063 genome, one interval contains:
- a CDS encoding DUF4259 domain-containing protein — translation MGTWGTGPFDSDLAADFVDELEGLTHRQVIDVLGRAFQRVVDSGERVDGGDGAEAVAAGALVAGTLPGSPIVIDPDDGPIGPLPELPPSLRVSARLALDRVLQDGSEMATGWVDSTDSEQWHQEVRRILEALEAPTEH, via the coding sequence ATGGGAACGTGGGGAACCGGCCCCTTCGACAGCGATCTCGCCGCAGACTTCGTCGATGAACTCGAAGGGCTCACTCACCGGCAGGTCATCGACGTGCTGGGGCGGGCATTCCAGCGCGTCGTCGACTCGGGGGAACGGGTCGATGGCGGCGACGGAGCCGAAGCTGTTGCCGCTGGCGCCCTCGTCGCCGGCACCCTCCCGGGCAGCCCCATTGTGATCGACCCCGACGACGGCCCCATCGGCCCCCTGCCCGAACTGCCGCCCTCCCTTCGCGTGTCGGCGAGACTCGCACTGGACCGGGTTCTCCAGGACGGATCGGAGATGGCAACCGGCTGGGTGGACAGCACCGACTCCGAGCAGTGGCACCAGGAAGTACGACGAATCCTCGAAGCCCTTGAAGCACCCACTGAACACTGA
- a CDS encoding helix-turn-helix domain-containing protein translates to MGMSLPERVRLVVAALMHASGESQARLAEALGVTQAQVSRRQSGAAAWSLADCEALAVHYGMDVLDFLAGPTRACEALPEERRAGRRRPGKGEAR, encoded by the coding sequence ATGGGAATGTCCTTGCCGGAACGGGTGCGGCTGGTGGTGGCAGCGCTGATGCATGCCTCGGGCGAGTCGCAGGCGAGGCTTGCCGAGGCGCTGGGGGTGACGCAGGCGCAGGTCAGCCGCCGGCAGTCCGGGGCCGCCGCCTGGAGCCTGGCCGACTGTGAGGCGCTGGCCGTGCACTACGGCATGGACGTCCTGGACTTCCTGGCGGGCCCGACCCGGGCGTGCGAGGCACTGCCCGAGGAGCGCCGTGCCGGACGGCGGCGGCCCGGGAAGGGAGAGGCGCGGTGA
- a CDS encoding flavodoxin family protein, which yields MKALVINCTLKKSPEPSNTAALARVVGDWLSEKAGVETEYVRAVDLDIHPGVSSRPVATGDDWPSVHAKLLRAQILVIASPTWLGRPSSVAQRVLERMDAMLSETDDQGRPVAYNRVAGVVVTGNEDGAHHVISEISGALCDIGYTIPGQSWTYWHLGPGPGPDYLDDQRGHDWAHKTGRAMAANLYGTARALAAAPLGAPPQ from the coding sequence ATGAAGGCACTGGTGATCAACTGCACGCTCAAGAAGTCCCCTGAGCCGTCCAACACGGCCGCGCTGGCCCGGGTGGTCGGTGACTGGCTGTCCGAGAAGGCCGGCGTGGAGACGGAGTACGTCCGAGCTGTCGATCTCGACATCCATCCTGGTGTGAGCAGCCGACCCGTCGCCACAGGCGATGACTGGCCGTCCGTCCACGCCAAACTGTTGCGCGCGCAGATCCTCGTGATCGCCTCTCCCACGTGGCTGGGCCGACCGTCGTCGGTGGCCCAGCGCGTCCTGGAACGCATGGACGCGATGCTGTCCGAAACGGACGACCAGGGCCGTCCCGTTGCCTACAACCGTGTCGCGGGCGTCGTCGTCACCGGCAACGAGGACGGCGCCCACCATGTGATCAGCGAGATCAGTGGTGCGCTGTGCGACATCGGCTACACGATCCCCGGCCAGTCGTGGACCTACTGGCACCTGGGCCCAGGCCCCGGCCCCGACTACCTCGACGACCAGCGCGGTCACGATTGGGCCCACAAGACCGGCCGCGCGATGGCCGCGAACCTGTACGGCACCGCACGGGCGCTGGCCGCCGCCCCGTTGGGCGCCCCGCCGCAGTAG
- a CDS encoding helix-turn-helix domain-containing protein, which translates to MKPRFEAIDALLAAARTEATLPPAEQRRALREALDLSRAQVARALGVSPSTVGGWEAGRDPAGDIRERYAYFLEGAHAKLADLDAARQAETAAQASLPDAGLPHAGPATSGGDAAADAGRPGTADQPDPAPEADDVEDLGVPRPCVLCGQPARHQVAGFPQHLDPAACAPQPAPPAADVPTSRPPRPAAPARTVPVARRVRTASDLPDPITEAVAAALARHQGDVDAATAALVKRAIPDAMALLDNCRKGGRYAIVAHPWIPDILRKPSARGADQVWEARPKWTRPELPSGPHEVTALDINGAYLSALKTHLPIGQLEHTAGNHHDRRRAGVHLITPPAWEHSAYLPNPIGNRDEPGPLWVTEPTLRLLLRLAGPKYGLCEPPQIHESFTSGATEGLLEKFRIALKDARERALAEGDEVTLEYVKAMYSKFVSTMGESNYNRELYRPDWMHLIRSQAFANLWMKAHKAHDEGLTVVRAMGTDELHVIGDWRRVFPEGRGVSEVKVKDVYTVGAAPADPAAAQEADHEN; encoded by the coding sequence GTGAAGCCCCGGTTCGAGGCGATCGACGCCCTGCTCGCCGCAGCCCGCACAGAGGCCACACTGCCCCCTGCCGAGCAGCGCCGCGCCCTGCGTGAAGCACTGGACCTCTCCCGCGCGCAGGTGGCCCGGGCACTGGGGGTGAGTCCCTCCACGGTCGGCGGCTGGGAAGCGGGCCGCGACCCGGCCGGTGACATCCGTGAGCGCTACGCCTACTTCCTCGAAGGCGCTCACGCCAAGCTCGCCGACCTCGATGCCGCCCGGCAGGCCGAAACCGCTGCCCAGGCCAGCCTCCCCGATGCCGGCCTCCCCCATGCCGGGCCCGCCACGTCGGGCGGCGACGCTGCCGCGGATGCGGGCCGGCCGGGTACGGCAGATCAGCCGGACCCGGCGCCGGAAGCCGACGACGTCGAGGACCTGGGCGTGCCTAGGCCGTGCGTCCTGTGCGGACAGCCCGCCCGCCATCAGGTCGCCGGATTCCCCCAGCACCTGGACCCCGCCGCGTGCGCGCCACAACCGGCCCCGCCGGCCGCAGATGTCCCCACGAGCCGTCCGCCCCGCCCCGCCGCCCCGGCGAGAACCGTGCCCGTCGCCCGCCGCGTGCGCACCGCCTCCGACCTGCCGGATCCGATCACAGAAGCCGTCGCGGCCGCGCTGGCCAGACACCAGGGCGACGTCGACGCGGCGACGGCAGCACTGGTCAAGCGGGCGATCCCGGACGCGATGGCCCTGCTGGACAACTGCCGCAAGGGCGGCCGCTACGCCATCGTCGCCCACCCCTGGATCCCGGACATCCTGCGCAAGCCCTCCGCCCGCGGCGCCGACCAGGTCTGGGAGGCCCGCCCCAAGTGGACCCGCCCCGAACTGCCGTCCGGACCGCACGAGGTGACGGCCCTGGACATCAACGGCGCCTATCTCAGCGCGCTCAAGACGCACCTGCCGATCGGCCAACTGGAACACACAGCCGGCAACCACCACGACCGCCGCCGCGCCGGCGTCCACCTGATCACCCCGCCCGCATGGGAGCACAGCGCGTACCTGCCCAACCCGATCGGCAACCGCGACGAGCCCGGCCCGCTCTGGGTCACCGAACCCACCCTGCGCCTGCTGCTGCGCCTGGCCGGCCCCAAGTACGGTCTGTGCGAACCACCGCAGATCCACGAGTCGTTCACCTCGGGTGCGACCGAGGGCCTGCTGGAGAAGTTCCGTATCGCGCTGAAGGACGCCCGGGAACGGGCGCTCGCCGAAGGCGACGAGGTGACGCTGGAATATGTGAAGGCGATGTACTCCAAGTTCGTCTCCACCATGGGGGAGTCGAACTACAACCGGGAGCTGTACCGCCCCGACTGGATGCACCTCATCCGCTCCCAGGCCTTCGCCAACCTCTGGATGAAGGCGCACAAGGCGCACGACGAGGGCCTGACGGTCGTCCGCGCGATGGGCACCGACGAACTCCATGTCATCGGCGACTGGCGCCGTGTCTTCCCCGAGGGCCGCGGGGTTTCCGAGGTGAAGGTCAAGGACGTCTACACCGTCGGCGCCGCACCCGCGGACCCGGCCGCCGCCCAAGAAGCCGACCACGAGAACTGA
- a CDS encoding 3-oxoacyl-ACP synthase III family protein, protein MHIDHAAPGALRRVGITAVASSLPEREVTSGQLQERITAACGLSLPTRTFERATGIASRRAVAEGEYASTLAVRAARIALDRAGLAPCDVDLLVFASATRDVVEPATAHIVQAELGSRAHALDVANACNSFLNGIDAARAMILADRAHRALVVTGETPSRAVRYAPSDPGQLREGFAGYTFGDAGAAVVLEAVGRGGILDVDTETHSEHWSVGGIFGGGSRHPRGDEHTYFHGDGGELREVFEKVGTSVLDRMRQRTGLAWDDFRHILVHQVTMPYLERFVELTGVPRDRLVVTVPTLGNMASATLGVQLDRVHEGLDSGDRVLFVGLGGGVSIMTMVWEKA, encoded by the coding sequence ATGCACATAGACCACGCTGCTCCCGGCGCCCTGCGCCGGGTGGGCATCACCGCAGTGGCCTCCAGCCTGCCGGAACGCGAAGTGACCTCGGGGCAGTTGCAGGAGCGGATCACCGCGGCCTGCGGGCTGTCGCTGCCGACGCGGACGTTCGAACGGGCCACCGGTATCGCCTCACGCCGGGCGGTCGCGGAGGGCGAGTACGCCTCGACGCTCGCGGTGCGGGCCGCTCGCATCGCGCTGGACCGGGCCGGGCTCGCCCCGTGCGACGTGGACCTGCTGGTATTCGCGTCCGCCACGCGGGACGTGGTGGAACCGGCGACCGCGCACATCGTCCAGGCCGAACTCGGCTCGCGGGCACACGCGCTGGACGTGGCCAACGCCTGCAACAGCTTCCTCAACGGCATCGACGCGGCGCGGGCGATGATCCTGGCCGACCGCGCCCACCGGGCCCTGGTCGTCACCGGGGAGACACCCAGCCGCGCGGTGCGGTACGCCCCCTCCGACCCCGGCCAGCTGCGGGAGGGATTCGCGGGCTACACCTTCGGGGATGCCGGGGCGGCGGTCGTACTGGAAGCGGTGGGCCGGGGCGGCATCCTCGACGTGGACACCGAGACCCACTCCGAGCACTGGTCGGTGGGCGGCATCTTCGGCGGCGGTTCGCGCCATCCGCGCGGGGATGAGCACACCTACTTCCACGGCGACGGCGGCGAGCTGCGGGAGGTGTTCGAGAAGGTCGGCACCTCGGTGCTCGACCGGATGCGGCAGCGCACCGGCCTGGCGTGGGACGACTTCCGGCACATCCTGGTGCACCAGGTCACGATGCCCTACCTGGAGCGGTTCGTGGAGCTCACCGGCGTGCCCCGCGACCGGCTCGTCGTCACCGTGCCCACGCTCGGGAACATGGCCAGCGCCACGTTGGGCGTGCAGCTCGACCGGGTCCACGAGGGGCTCGACTCCGGGGATCGGGTGCTGTTCGTGGGGTTGGGCGGCGGCGTGAGCATCATGACGATGGTGTGGGAGAAGGCGTGA
- a CDS encoding Mu transposase C-terminal domain-containing protein yields MTRLDGVVEADEAGLGRHRDELRPAVVRQLLRLRQSGELTTAHVRLAAESVGVSVRTVWNWLKQAEEKGSTEKPERRRFRITEEIIEVLADYQGNVKRAHEHLVRVAEEAGEKPIGLTTLHDAIARDLDPGFMAGLREGIPAARGFDPAFQRPAVARNQVWEGDHKQAPTVVMMPDKKLSKVWVTWFEDRGTSHVMGWAVTAGSAHRGSVLAAVRASVLREDPYGPAGGLPELVRVDGGADFLSKTVRRAFGLLGVPVHRVRSARHKGGIERLNRTSMTRFFADLPRYTKAPLLDHRRRVGDTDPPLTFEAFVQRLGEWVNEHNTQHVVKRTGVTPLEAWLADPTEIRPEPTPAELRAFMLESDHRPRKITSHGVEFAGRCYMPENGVGRIGVEVRVRWMPHHAHEIDLYTFRGDRYLGRAFLSDEATEELRAKVLADRQEHSAELRRALQRSGERKRDRYLPATEPQLPVSATRMTKEEALAELAGTSRRAPAAPRRRAEPYQPLTPIPAGWVRPGQATAPADPPSEDT; encoded by the coding sequence GTGACGAGGCTGGATGGCGTCGTGGAGGCTGATGAGGCGGGCTTGGGGCGGCACCGGGACGAGTTGCGGCCAGCCGTGGTCCGGCAGTTGCTCAGGCTGCGGCAGTCGGGGGAGTTGACCACCGCGCATGTGCGGCTGGCTGCCGAGTCCGTGGGCGTGAGCGTACGCACAGTCTGGAACTGGCTGAAGCAGGCCGAGGAGAAGGGTTCCACGGAGAAGCCGGAGCGCAGGCGGTTCCGGATCACCGAAGAGATCATCGAGGTCCTCGCCGACTACCAGGGCAACGTCAAACGCGCCCACGAGCACCTGGTGCGCGTGGCAGAGGAGGCGGGGGAGAAACCGATCGGTCTGACCACGTTGCACGATGCCATCGCCCGTGACCTCGACCCCGGTTTCATGGCGGGCCTGCGGGAGGGCATTCCGGCCGCCCGCGGCTTCGACCCCGCCTTCCAGCGTCCTGCGGTGGCCCGCAATCAGGTGTGGGAGGGCGACCACAAGCAGGCGCCGACCGTCGTGATGATGCCCGACAAGAAACTGTCGAAGGTGTGGGTGACCTGGTTCGAGGACCGCGGTACCAGCCATGTGATGGGCTGGGCGGTCACCGCCGGCTCCGCGCACCGCGGCTCGGTCCTGGCGGCCGTACGGGCTTCGGTCCTGCGGGAGGATCCCTACGGGCCGGCCGGGGGACTGCCAGAGCTCGTGCGGGTCGACGGAGGCGCCGACTTCCTGTCCAAGACCGTCCGGCGGGCCTTCGGCCTCCTCGGTGTCCCGGTGCACCGGGTGCGCAGCGCCCGCCACAAAGGCGGTATCGAGCGGCTGAACCGCACCAGCATGACCCGCTTCTTCGCCGACCTGCCCCGCTACACCAAGGCGCCCCTGCTCGATCACCGCCGACGCGTCGGCGACACCGATCCGCCGTTGACCTTCGAGGCGTTCGTTCAGCGCCTGGGGGAGTGGGTGAATGAGCACAACACCCAGCACGTGGTGAAGCGCACCGGGGTGACGCCGCTTGAGGCGTGGCTGGCCGACCCCACTGAGATCCGGCCCGAGCCCACTCCGGCCGAGCTGCGCGCGTTCATGCTGGAGAGCGACCACAGGCCACGGAAGATCACCAGCCACGGGGTGGAGTTCGCAGGCCGCTGCTACATGCCCGAGAACGGTGTCGGCCGGATCGGGGTCGAGGTGCGGGTGCGGTGGATGCCGCACCACGCCCACGAGATCGACCTGTACACCTTCCGCGGCGACCGTTATCTGGGCCGGGCGTTCCTCAGCGACGAGGCCACCGAGGAACTGCGCGCCAAGGTCCTTGCCGATCGCCAGGAGCACAGCGCCGAACTGCGCCGGGCCTTGCAGCGCTCCGGTGAGCGCAAACGCGACCGCTATCTGCCGGCTACCGAACCCCAACTGCCCGTCTCTGCGACCCGCATGACCAAGGAAGAGGCGCTCGCCGAACTCGCGGGCACCAGCCGGCGAGCGCCTGCCGCTCCCCGCCGGCGCGCAGAGCCGTATCAGCCCTTGACGCCCATCCCGGCCGGCTGGGTGCGCCCCGGCCAGGCCACTGCCCCCGCCGATCCGCCTTCGGAGGACACATGA
- a CDS encoding DUF3140 domain-containing protein: protein MRDEEREETWKAFRDLVNMTPAEMDAWLSSQQSRSAGQHQDGAESTGHASGRRILAVSRARKADLSDDDYQHMRKVAGYIRRHLAQRPSGDLRDTRWRHSLMNWGHDPLK, encoded by the coding sequence ATGCGGGACGAGGAGCGGGAAGAGACCTGGAAGGCGTTTCGTGACCTGGTGAACATGACACCGGCAGAGATGGACGCGTGGCTGTCCTCGCAGCAGTCGCGTAGCGCCGGACAGCACCAGGACGGAGCCGAGAGCACCGGACACGCTTCCGGACGCCGCATCCTGGCCGTTTCGCGGGCGAGGAAGGCCGACCTGTCGGACGACGACTACCAGCACATGCGGAAGGTAGCAGGTTACATCCGCCGGCACCTCGCCCAGCGGCCGTCGGGCGATCTCCGGGACACCCGATGGCGGCATTCGCTGATGAATTGGGGACACGACCCCTTGAAGTGA